One window of the Natrinema sp. CBA1119 genome contains the following:
- a CDS encoding MarR family transcriptional regulator — MLVTDLIDTPRDAVLEELPPSAKYVVFVLEGEDGSVTRCELQKRTDLPDRTLDRALDRLEAADVIRRDRTSDDLRFVRVEFDETS; from the coding sequence ATGCTGGTGACTGACCTCATCGATACCCCCCGCGACGCGGTGCTCGAGGAGCTCCCGCCGAGTGCCAAGTACGTCGTGTTCGTCCTCGAGGGAGAGGACGGTTCGGTTACTCGATGCGAACTTCAGAAGCGAACCGATCTCCCCGACCGGACCCTCGATCGAGCGCTGGATCGACTCGAGGCCGCCGACGTGATCCGCCGCGATCGCACCTCCGACGACCTGCGTTTTGTTCGCGTTGAATTTGATGAAACATCCTGA
- a CDS encoding phage portal protein — MSSSDDDDGNVSVTVSKMGTNDAMSKARETTQLDERHIATGRGWGIRPPYPPETLAAFSELNETHAAAIRKKARWEAGYGFDVVPHMSVDPDEASDDQYDTVDDFWYGSGSRWQTGPEHTPATTPTEVLELARMDYHMIGWCALEILVAPDGTPTGLAHVPATTVRVRKTEKETDDDETIVTSGHGYVQRRHGQRRYYGEAGNRYVDEDDPTDRRVFVGQESGDVVYDSAEKLDGEDPANELIFIPNPSPIATYYGIPDWISAMETLAMDQAAKRYNKDKLEHFGISHFAVIVKGGTLTEDSKDELRQMLEDLEDNPHRASVLEVEKLQEEANNLGLEGEGGSGIEVELRPLAGDNAGQMDYETLRKEAEQDIAKVHGVPPVLYNRPGQSNRSNSKEQVREFAEETIAPEQQKFEARLYEIIHKKALDVTDWTIEFELKGADRPDRDATIAQKRIGASNGTLTIDEARAELGKDPLPEDHPIDGSTLLANLGDQAAAAVPGDRPEDAPPVENMVGTREAIDVDREAAKDDENDQVRMQEFDSSNIHSALYQSLTEDLYVRFHGGEDRQDRIYVYLGVDESEWDSWTSASSAGSYHYDNIRMAYPYEELTNTTGWPQIGQ, encoded by the coding sequence ATGAGTAGCTCCGACGACGACGACGGCAACGTCTCCGTCACGGTCTCGAAGATGGGCACCAACGACGCGATGTCGAAGGCTCGCGAGACCACGCAGCTCGACGAGCGTCACATCGCGACCGGCCGGGGCTGGGGGATCCGGCCGCCGTACCCGCCGGAGACGCTGGCCGCCTTCTCCGAGTTGAACGAGACGCACGCGGCGGCGATCCGAAAGAAGGCGCGCTGGGAGGCGGGCTACGGCTTCGACGTCGTCCCGCACATGTCGGTCGACCCCGACGAGGCCAGTGATGACCAGTACGACACTGTCGACGACTTCTGGTACGGCAGTGGCTCGCGGTGGCAAACCGGGCCCGAGCACACGCCGGCGACGACGCCGACGGAGGTCCTCGAACTCGCGCGGATGGATTACCACATGATCGGATGGTGCGCGCTCGAGATCCTCGTCGCCCCCGATGGCACGCCGACCGGGCTGGCACACGTTCCGGCGACGACGGTCCGCGTGCGCAAGACCGAGAAGGAGACCGACGATGACGAGACGATCGTCACGAGCGGACATGGATACGTCCAGCGCCGACACGGTCAGCGCCGGTACTACGGCGAGGCCGGGAACCGCTACGTCGACGAGGACGACCCGACCGATCGGCGCGTCTTCGTCGGCCAGGAGTCCGGCGACGTCGTCTACGATTCGGCAGAGAAGCTCGACGGTGAGGATCCGGCGAACGAACTCATCTTCATCCCGAACCCGTCGCCGATCGCGACCTACTACGGGATCCCCGACTGGATCAGCGCGATGGAGACGCTCGCGATGGACCAGGCGGCCAAGCGCTACAACAAGGACAAGCTCGAGCACTTCGGGATCTCGCACTTCGCGGTGATCGTCAAGGGCGGTACGCTAACCGAGGACTCGAAGGACGAACTCCGGCAGATGCTCGAGGATCTCGAGGACAACCCGCATCGAGCGTCGGTCCTCGAAGTCGAGAAGCTCCAGGAAGAAGCGAACAACCTCGGCCTCGAAGGCGAGGGTGGCTCGGGGATCGAGGTGGAGCTCCGCCCGCTCGCCGGCGACAACGCAGGCCAGATGGACTACGAGACACTCCGGAAGGAGGCCGAGCAAGACATCGCGAAGGTCCACGGCGTGCCGCCGGTCCTCTACAACCGGCCGGGCCAGTCCAACCGATCGAACTCGAAAGAGCAGGTCCGCGAGTTCGCCGAGGAGACCATCGCCCCCGAACAGCAAAAGTTCGAGGCCCGGCTCTACGAGATCATCCACAAGAAGGCGCTCGACGTCACGGATTGGACGATCGAGTTCGAGTTGAAGGGTGCCGATCGCCCCGATCGCGATGCGACGATCGCCCAGAAGCGCATCGGTGCGTCGAACGGGACGCTGACCATCGACGAGGCTCGAGCCGAACTGGGGAAGGATCCGCTGCCCGAGGATCACCCGATCGACGGGTCGACGTTACTCGCGAACCTCGGCGATCAGGCGGCCGCTGCTGTCCCGGGCGATCGGCCGGAGGACGCGCCGCCGGTCGAGAACATGGTCGGCACGCGCGAGGCGATCGACGTCGACCGCGAGGCAGCCAAGGACGACGAGAACGACCAGGTCCGGATGCAGGAGTTCGACTCGAGCAACATCCACAGCGCCCTCTACCAGAGCCTGACCGAGGACCTGTACGTCCGCTTCCACGGTGGCGAGGATAGGCAGGATCGGATCTACGTCTACCTCGGCGTCGACGAGTCGGAGTGGGACTCATGGACCAGTGCCAGTTCTGCGGGGTCGTATCACTACGACAACATCCGGATGGCGTACCCGTACGAGGAGCTGACCAACACAACTGGCTGGCCGCAGATCGGCCAATAG
- a CDS encoding XkdF-like putative serine protease domain-containing protein: MTDNSSRKFTKQVAIKATDDAEQIATGLALTADEVDHQLDFFRAEGVEAMFNPDPDHGVMHGRFPEDDAELVRNEVLDEDEEIDGAAFEAGDWVVQRQYLNDDLWGLVERGVIGGYSIGGEVTEGVEYDSIEDLPDDVAIPDAVNPDAVEDKYWPPVQVTNGSVSEISDVDIPAVVSAQFTTTKTDKSIVDDVAGEDEFVAVMAGDEDTPGRGHSEEDARDLWGYLESIEAADTKHAMSKSQTDPDADRPSLGDIEPSDGFKNVDDATLGQRLKALLFGDPDDGVSPEPGQSEVSEVSLAKALDAVKEGRPLNTDNRESLMAAHDAIEASLASDKDFETNRFTDDPDSDFDLSEYDDKYDASSGDGEDEDDDDEDDEKVAPVEKLTEEQGDLVVNALQRFVDAQGEAPFSDFQDWVWQTDVLDDDTAFAADEAGWQYREFVRERRDETPVTEDFVDWVDTESDADADLTMSKNTDNEGTRSPSPNRTQRRSRTFRTR, encoded by the coding sequence ATGACAGACAACTCGAGTCGAAAGTTCACCAAGCAGGTCGCGATCAAAGCGACCGACGACGCCGAGCAGATAGCCACGGGGCTTGCGCTCACGGCCGACGAGGTCGACCACCAACTCGACTTCTTCCGCGCCGAGGGCGTCGAGGCGATGTTCAATCCCGACCCCGACCACGGCGTCATGCACGGTCGGTTCCCCGAGGACGACGCCGAGCTCGTCCGGAACGAAGTTCTCGACGAGGACGAGGAGATCGACGGCGCCGCGTTCGAGGCCGGCGACTGGGTTGTCCAGCGCCAGTATCTCAATGACGACCTCTGGGGTCTCGTTGAACGGGGCGTCATCGGCGGCTACTCGATCGGCGGCGAGGTCACGGAAGGTGTCGAGTACGACTCGATCGAGGATCTCCCGGACGACGTCGCGATCCCCGACGCGGTCAACCCCGACGCGGTCGAGGACAAGTACTGGCCGCCAGTCCAGGTCACCAACGGCTCCGTGAGCGAGATCTCCGACGTCGATATCCCAGCCGTGGTCTCGGCACAGTTCACGACCACGAAGACTGACAAGTCGATCGTCGACGACGTCGCTGGCGAGGATGAGTTCGTCGCTGTGATGGCTGGCGACGAGGACACGCCCGGCCGCGGTCATTCCGAGGAGGACGCCCGCGACCTGTGGGGCTACCTCGAGTCGATCGAGGCAGCTGACACGAAACATGCTATGAGCAAATCACAAACCGATCCCGACGCCGACCGGCCGAGTCTCGGCGATATTGAGCCAAGCGACGGCTTCAAAAACGTCGACGATGCGACGCTCGGCCAGCGCCTCAAGGCGCTCCTCTTCGGTGATCCCGATGACGGCGTAAGTCCCGAGCCCGGGCAGTCCGAGGTCTCCGAAGTATCTCTCGCGAAAGCCCTCGATGCGGTCAAAGAGGGCCGGCCGCTGAACACGGATAACCGCGAGTCGCTGATGGCCGCCCACGACGCGATCGAGGCGTCACTGGCGTCGGACAAGGACTTCGAGACGAATCGCTTTACGGATGACCCAGACTCGGACTTCGACCTCTCCGAGTACGATGACAAGTACGACGCCAGCAGCGGCGATGGCGAAGATGAGGACGATGACGACGAGGACGATGAGAAAGTCGCCCCGGTTGAGAAGCTGACCGAGGAGCAGGGCGACCTTGTCGTCAACGCGCTCCAGCGCTTCGTCGACGCCCAGGGAGAGGCCCCGTTCTCGGACTTCCAGGATTGGGTCTGGCAGACGGACGTCCTCGATGACGACACGGCCTTCGCGGCCGACGAGGCTGGCTGGCAGTATCGCGAGTTCGTTCGCGAACGGCGCGACGAGACCCCGGTCACCGAGGACTTCGTCGACTGGGTAGACACGGAATCAGACGCGGATGCGGACCTCACCATGAGCAAAAACACCGACAACGAGGGGACGAGAAGTCCCTCCCCGAACAGAACGCAGAGGCGCTCGAGGACATTCAGGACACGCTGA
- a CDS encoding Rho termination factor N-terminal domain-containing protein, translating into METIRHVDGPGRFSHAALDRVSGYGDTHEVTEGAAEYLCDDRGFFERVQAMDVEFTEVDADDADGLEEKTVDELSDLAAEAEIEGRSGMNKDELIAALRED; encoded by the coding sequence ATGGAAACTATCCGCCACGTTGACGGTCCGGGACGGTTCAGCCATGCCGCGCTGGATCGGGTCTCCGGCTACGGCGACACGCACGAGGTCACCGAGGGTGCTGCCGAGTACCTTTGCGACGATCGCGGCTTCTTCGAGCGCGTCCAGGCGATGGACGTCGAGTTCACCGAGGTCGATGCGGACGACGCCGACGGTCTCGAGGAGAAAACCGTCGACGAACTGTCGGACCTCGCCGCCGAGGCCGAGATCGAAGGTCGGTCGGGTATGAACAAGGACGAACTGATCGCCGCGCTGCGCGAGGACTGA